One genomic region from Sulfurimonas sp. hsl 1-7 encodes:
- a CDS encoding efflux RND transporter permease subunit — MHHKLEKMLGKFGEFIGKHPFIVLLFSLLVIAFPISNVPKITMDTSTEGFLHEEDPMLIKYEAFKEQFGRDERILIAIENDKVFSVEFLTKLKKLHKDLEDNVPYLDEVTSLVNVRNTRGEADQLIVEDLLENFPQTQADAQKIKTIAMANEFYKDLLLSRDGKITTIMIETKAFISDEKENIDDMFSEFDEAPAQDVVKTPLTDTQNAEIVRKVREIVNKYSDDDFKIYYAGSASVMDALKSMMKEDMQKFTRVTILIILVFLFLIFRRVSATFYPLVVIILSLLTTVGTMAYFGVAFKLPTQIVPSLLIAVSVGATVHVLSIFFDKFNASKDKKGAIAFTLEHSGLAIAMTGLTTAVGIASFAGSEVAPISDMGKFASLGVLISLFLTLTLLPALLMITPMKPKEIKENHWLDNLMKKFAYFPTHHPKSVVVVSISLVVLSIALATNIKLSHYPLEWFPKDDPNYVGTHYIDDNLNGSLTVEVVVDTKEQNGWQNPERLQKLDNLNKELAEYDDGKTYIGKVVSLDTIVKESNKALHENNESLYTIPSDQALLSQELLLFENSGSDDLEDVVDSQFSKLRVTVKVPWVDSIESEDMLAHVQTRFEETFKDEEVTVTGIIPILVHTFTQAIRSSVESYIIAFTLIAILMMFIMGDARLGLISMIPNLSPVIVGLSLMYIYHIPLDMFTLLIGSIAIGLAVDDTIHFMHNFKRYYLRSGDAIVAVENTFFTTGKALVITTIVLSLGFYAYMFGNMESVQNFGFLTGSVIILALIADLLLAPALMVLIAKRGWIK, encoded by the coding sequence GTGCATCATAAATTAGAAAAGATGCTTGGAAAATTTGGAGAGTTTATAGGAAAACACCCTTTTATAGTGTTGTTATTTTCACTATTGGTAATAGCTTTTCCAATCTCAAATGTTCCAAAGATCACTATGGATACGTCAACGGAAGGGTTTTTACATGAAGAGGACCCGATGCTCATCAAATATGAAGCTTTTAAAGAGCAGTTTGGTAGGGATGAGAGAATATTAATCGCTATAGAAAACGATAAAGTTTTTTCTGTAGAGTTTTTAACAAAACTCAAAAAGCTTCATAAAGATTTAGAAGATAATGTTCCATACCTCGATGAGGTGACTTCACTCGTAAATGTAAGAAATACACGAGGTGAAGCTGATCAGCTGATCGTTGAAGATTTACTTGAAAACTTTCCTCAAACACAAGCAGATGCACAGAAGATAAAAACGATTGCCATGGCAAACGAGTTTTACAAAGATCTGCTTTTATCACGTGACGGAAAAATCACAACGATTATGATCGAAACAAAAGCGTTTATCTCTGACGAAAAAGAGAATATAGACGATATGTTTAGTGAGTTTGATGAAGCCCCTGCACAAGATGTGGTAAAAACTCCTTTAACAGATACACAAAATGCCGAGATCGTACGAAAAGTAAGAGAGATTGTAAATAAATATTCCGATGATGATTTTAAGATCTACTACGCAGGAAGTGCGAGTGTAATGGATGCTCTGAAATCTATGATGAAAGAGGATATGCAGAAGTTTACACGTGTGACGATTTTAATTATTTTAGTATTTCTGTTTTTAATTTTCAGACGTGTAAGTGCAACGTTTTATCCCCTTGTCGTGATCATCTTATCACTTCTTACAACTGTCGGAACGATGGCATACTTCGGCGTAGCGTTTAAACTTCCGACTCAGATAGTTCCTTCACTTTTAATTGCGGTGAGTGTCGGTGCAACGGTGCATGTACTTTCGATCTTTTTTGACAAGTTTAATGCGAGTAAAGATAAAAAGGGTGCCATCGCTTTTACGCTGGAGCACTCGGGTCTTGCTATTGCTATGACGGGGCTTACAACTGCAGTTGGAATCGCATCGTTTGCGGGGAGTGAAGTTGCACCTATTTCCGATATGGGTAAATTTGCTTCACTAGGTGTACTTATATCGCTGTTTTTAACACTTACGCTTTTACCGGCGCTTTTAATGATTACCCCAATGAAGCCAAAAGAGATTAAAGAGAACCATTGGTTAGACAATCTAATGAAAAAGTTTGCATACTTTCCGACACACCATCCAAAATCTGTTGTAGTTGTGAGTATATCGTTAGTAGTGCTTTCAATCGCGCTAGCTACAAATATAAAACTCTCTCACTACCCTTTAGAGTGGTTTCCAAAAGATGATCCAAACTATGTTGGTACTCACTATATCGACGACAATTTAAACGGCTCGTTGACAGTTGAAGTGGTAGTTGATACAAAAGAGCAAAACGGCTGGCAGAACCCAGAGAGACTCCAAAAGCTAGATAACCTTAACAAAGAGCTTGCAGAGTATGATGACGGCAAAACATATATAGGAAAAGTGGTCTCACTCGATACGATCGTAAAAGAGAGCAATAAAGCGCTTCACGAAAACAATGAATCACTTTACACAATCCCATCAGATCAAGCTTTACTCTCTCAAGAGCTGCTGCTTTTTGAAAATAGCGGCAGTGACGATCTTGAAGATGTTGTTGATTCCCAGTTTTCAAAACTACGAGTTACCGTGAAGGTGCCTTGGGTTGACTCTATAGAGAGTGAAGATATGCTCGCTCACGTTCAAACAAGATTTGAAGAGACATTCAAAGATGAAGAGGTTACGGTAACGGGGATTATCCCTATCTTAGTGCATACTTTTACACAGGCAATCCGCTCATCGGTAGAGAGTTACATTATCGCTTTTACGCTGATCGCAATTCTTATGATGTTTATTATGGGGGATGCGCGTCTTGGACTTATCTCTATGATACCAAATTTATCTCCTGTAATTGTGGGGCTTAGTTTAATGTACATCTACCATATCCCTCTTGATATGTTTACCCTTTTAATCGGCTCGATTGCTATCGGACTTGCAGTGGATGATACCATTCACTTTATGCACAACTTCAAGCGTTACTATCTCAGAAGCGGTGATGCAATTGTAGCGGTTGAGAACACTTTTTTCACAACGGGTAAAGCGTTAGTGATTACAACTATAGTACTTTCACTTGGATTTTATGCGTATATGTTTGGAAATATGGAAAGTGTACAAAACTTTGGATTTTTAACGGGAAGTGTTATTATCTTAGCACTTATTGCCGACTTATTGTTAGCTCCGGCACTGATGGTTCTAATTGCAAAAAGAGGATGGATAAAATGA
- a CDS encoding Crp/Fnr family transcriptional regulator, with translation MDKRSEASFAKYKEFIQRYISVNILEWKIFTSKLSIKKFKKNETILYQGDVCKELYFINSGLVRAYILDENGKDFTWTIFFNDQNSHVTNLFVVDYQSFLEQKPATIYIEALEDTELVCVSYKDVEFLYNNFKKWERFGRLMSEAAYRYLHKQTIERQCKSADERFLLFMDETPHLLEKVPQYHIATLLGITPQHLSRLKKRINIGE, from the coding sequence TTGGATAAAAGATCAGAAGCTTCATTTGCAAAATATAAAGAGTTTATTCAAAGATATATCTCTGTAAATATTTTAGAGTGGAAGATATTTACCTCCAAACTCTCAATAAAAAAGTTTAAAAAAAATGAGACAATCCTCTACCAAGGGGACGTTTGCAAAGAACTCTACTTTATTAACAGCGGTTTGGTGAGGGCTTACATCTTAGATGAAAACGGTAAAGACTTTACATGGACTATCTTCTTTAATGATCAAAACTCCCATGTGACCAATCTTTTTGTAGTTGATTATCAAAGTTTTCTTGAACAAAAGCCTGCAACTATTTACATAGAAGCATTAGAGGATACAGAACTTGTTTGTGTCTCTTACAAAGATGTAGAGTTTTTATATAACAACTTTAAAAAGTGGGAACGTTTTGGACGTTTAATGTCTGAAGCTGCATACAGATATCTCCATAAGCAAACTATTGAACGTCAGTGTAAAAGTGCCGATGAGAGATTTTTACTGTTTATGGATGAGACACCACACCTTTTAGAAAAAGTTCCACAGTACCACATTGCAACTTTACTTGGGATCACCCCGCAACATCTTAGCCGTTTAAAAAAGAGAATTAACATAGGTGAATGA